GCCGGCAAATCTTCCGGCCTTCAGGTTTCAGGTCTCAGGTTTCAGGTATTCTGGCCTGAAGGACCTCTACCGCACCCCCGAATTCCAAGGCGGTGAGTTCGAGATCCAGGACCTCGCCTCGCAGCTCGTCGGCCACGCCTGCGCCCCCCAGCCCGGCGAAACCTGGTGGGATGCTTGCGCCGGCGAGGGTGGCAAGACGATGCACCTCTCCGATCTCCTGCAGGGCAAGGGCATGATCTGGGCCACCGACCGCTCCGCCCGCCGCCTCGCCAAGCTCAAGGAGCGTGCCGCCCGAGCCAAAGCCTTCAATTACCGCACTGCCGAATGGGATGGCGGCGCCAAGCTCCCCACCAAGTCCAAGTTCGACGGCATCCTCGTGGACGCCCCGTGCAGCGGCGTCGGCACCTGGCAGCGCAACCCGCACGCCCGCTGGACGACCCAGCCGCACGACGTGCAGGAACTCGCCGTTGTGCAGGCCAACCTGCTCAACCATGTTGCCGCCGCCCTCAAGCCCGGCGGGCGCCTGATCTATTCGGTCTGCACCCTCACGCGCGCCGAAACCACCGTCATCGCCGACGCCTTCACGTCCGCCCACCCCGACTTCGAGCCGATTCCGGTTCTGGGCACTCCGCCCTCCGCCCCCAGTGCTCAACTCTGCTTGTGGCCCCACGAGCTGAACGCCAACGGCATGTTCATCGCTGCCTGGCGTTGCCGACGCTGACCGCGATTCATTTTTCCGCCGTGGACACCCGGTGGCGGTTTGCTAGAGCTGAAAACCAGTCGCCCAACCGGGCGGCCCACCCTGTTTTCATCCATGAAATCATCCCTCCTCGCTGTAATCATGGCGTGTCTGGGCGCCACCGCCACCCTGAGCACCGCTGAGACTGCGCCAACCTTTGCTGACTTTGCCCGCTGGCCGGAAATCGGCCGGGTCCGGCTTTCCGAGGACGGCCGGTATGCGGCTTTCCTGACCCCAAGCAAAATCCGCTTCTTCGATCTCAATCTCTACGACCTGCAGACGCGGGAATCCAAAAAGATCGACCTCGGGGGCGACGACCTCGTGGATTTCACCTGGATTGACGGCAACCGGATGATCATCACCACGGAAAACCGTCCGGACTACCGCGGACGCCGGCAGGTCTTCGACGCCCGGCAAAACAAGATCACCGCGAACATCACCTACCAACGCCAGTTTTTCTCGCTCGTGAGTTTTCTGCGGCGCGATCCCAACCTGTTTGTCGCCCGCTTTTATGAAGATGGCCAGGGCTCGGCCGGACTGGCGGTCATCAACACCAAGCTCCGGCCCAAGACCATGGCCGGCCAGAACAACGCCCGTTTCAACGTCCAGTCCTGGGTGGAAATTCCCAAGGGCGAACATCGCGGCACGCTTACCGACCAGGAAGGCGAGGTGCGGTTTGTCTCGGTCTACGCGGACAAGCGCCTGAACTTCTACTATCGTCCGAACGCGGGGGCCGCCTGGATCAGCCTGCCCTTCGACTACGAGAAAACCTCCGTGATCGGCTTCTCCAATGATCCGGACTACCTGTATGTCGCGCACTACACCGACGAGGCCAAAAGCAGCCGCCTCCATCGCTACCGGGTCAGCACAGGGGAGTTTGGTCCGTCGCTGTTTGAGGATCCGGTCTATTCCCTGAGCGAGGCCTCGCTCCTTCAGGTTCGCAAAGCGGATGGCAGCCTGCACTCGCTCGCGCTGGCCTATGACCGTGACATGCCGGTCCAGCTCCCGCTGGATCCCCTCTTCCGGGAGGTGCAGGCGGCGGTGAACGCCAAGCTGCCCGGCCGGCTGAACCTGATCGAGGACTGCGACCAATCGCTCTCCACTTTCGTCGTGGCCTCGATGAGCGGCCGCGAACCCGCCCGCTACGTCATCTATAACCACGGCACCAAGCAATTCCTGCCCCTGCCGGCCCCGACGCCGTGGTTCAATCCCGGGCAGATGAGCGTGCAACGGCCGATAAAGTTCAAGGCCCGTGACGGCCTGGAGCTCGAAGGCTATCTCTCCCTGCCGGCCGCCCGTCCCGATGGCGCCAAGCCGCCGCTCGTGGTCTATGCCCACGGCGGACCCTGGGCCCGCGACACTTGGGGCTACAATCCCGACGTCCAGTTGCTGACCACCCGCGGCTATGCCGTGTTTCAGCCCAACTACCGTGGCTCCACGGGCTATTCCAAGGCGGTCTCGAAGGACGACGACTTTGCCTTCCGCATAATGCACGACGACGTCACCGACGGGGTGAAGCATCTCGTGGCCGGGGGCCTGGTGGATGGCAATCGCCTCGCCATCTACGGCGGCAGTTTTGGCGGCTACCTGGCCGTCGCCGGTGCCGCCTTCGAGCCCGGCCTCTACAAGTGCGCCATCACGTTTGCCGGCGTCTTCGACTGGAAGCAGCTCATCCGCCAATCCTGGGCGCAGAGCGACGACGACCAGTTCAACTACGACCGGCTGCTCCAGCGCATGGGCGACCCCGCCACGCAGCAGGAGCGTTTCGAAAACATCTCCCCCATCACCCAGATCGCCGCGGTGCGCTGCCCGGTGTTCGTGATCCACGGCAAGCTCGATACGACCGTGGACTACCGCCAGTCGACCAAGCTGCTGAGCGAACTCGCGGCCCACGGCGTGCCGCATGAAAAGCTGTTCTTCGAGACCGAATTTCACGGCTTCTCGGAGCGGGCCAACTACCAGCGGCACCTCGAGGCGGTGGCTGCTTTTCTCGCCAAAAACCTGTGAGCGCCCCCGGCAACTCCAAGGTGAGCGGCGACACCGTGCGCGATGACTTCAACGCCATCAGCACGGTCATCCACTACACCAAGGCCGCGCACGACCTCGGGCTGTGGAAGTCGGAACTGGTCCTGATCCGTGAGTATTTCCCCGACAAGGAGGCCCACCTGCTTGAAGCCGGTTGCGGTGCCGGTCGCGTGGCCGTCGGTCTTTGGCAGCACGGCTACCGTCGGATCACGGCCTTTGACTTCGCCGCCGAGCTCGTGGACCAGGCCGTGAGCCTCGCCGAAGAACGCCAAGCCACCGGCCTCACCTTTCTGCAGGCCGACGCCACCCAGCCGCTCCTACCCCTTTTGTATTTCCCAGATCCCAGCCCCCAGGAACAAGACCCCGGGCGCTTGGCGCCCTTCGATGGCGTGCTCTTCATGTTCAACGGCCTGATGCAGATCCCCGGTCGTGAGAACCGGCGGCGGGCCTTGCGCAACCTGCAAGGGGTCAGTCGGCCGGGGGCGCCGTTGCTGTTCACCACCCACGACCGCGACGATCCCAAGGAAGCGAAGGAATGGGCCAAGGAGGCCGAGCGCTGGGCCCGCGGGGAGCAGAACCCCCGGCTGCTCGAGTTTGGCGACCGCTACTTCACCGACGACACGGGCAACACCTTCATGCACCTGCCCGACCGCCGGGAGATTCTCGAGGACCTCGCCGCCACGGGCTGGACTCCTGTCCACGACCGCATGCGGGATGAACTCGCCAGCGAGACACCCCGTGTCCGCAACTTCTCCGACAACTGCCGCTTCTGGGTTGCGCGCCGCGGCTGAACTTCAGCCGTCACACTTTCGCACAAACTATCAAGCCCACGGATCGCCTGCTCTGCTAAGCTGCCGCCGACTCCATGCACTCCGGTTTCCAGCACCTGCAGACTCCCGATCCGGTCTTCGGTGGCTCCATTCCGGCCGTCGTCCAATACCCCACCGACCAGGCCGCCGCGGGCGTGACTGTTGGCCCGTTTCGCTGGGAGGCCTCCCTGAATGCCCCGCTGCCATCCGGCCGCCACCCCCTCGGCTTAATCTCCCACGGCGCAGGTGGCTCGCACCTGCTCTATCGCGAACTGGCCACCCACCTCGCCTGCTCCGGCTGGATCGTGCTCTGTGCCGAGGCACCGCGCGACAATCGCAACGACAACTCCCTCTCCTATACCGACGAATCCGTGACCAACCGATGCCGTCACCTGTCGGCGACGCTCGATCACCTGCTCGCCCACGGGCAGTTTGGGCCGGCGATTGACCATGGCCGGGTGGGCCTCGTCGGACACTCCCTCGGCGGCTGCGCCGCGCTGGCCCTGGCCGGCGCCCAACCGTGGTCGCGCAAGCGCACGCCGATTCCGGTGACACCCGACCCGCGTTTCCGCGCCGCCGTGCTGATGGCTCCGGCGACCGGCTACTACCGCGGACCGGATGCGCTGGCCGGCGTCACCGGCAAATTTCTCGTGCTCGCCGGCGAGAAGGACAACGTTACGCCCGCCGAGGATATCCGGCGCGACCTGCGCGGTCTGCCGCCCGCGGTCGCCAGCGAGTTCGTGGTGATCAAGGACGCCGGACATTTCTCTTTCCTCAGCCCCTTTCCCGAGATGATGCGGACGCCGGATTTTCCACCCGCGCAAGACCCGCCGGGTTTTGATCGCGCGCGCTTCCACCGGGAGCTGCCCGGCATCGTCGAGAGCTTCTTGGCCAAGGCGCTGCCCGCATGACGCACTACCGGCAGGCCGTGTTGCGCAGCCTCGATGTGATCGAGCAGCACCTGAAATGTCCGCTGGCGCTCCACGCGCTCGCGCGGCGGGCGGGCTTTTCCCTCTGGCACTTCCACCGTGTCTTTACTGAACACACGGGCGACACCCTCGGCTGCTATCTTCGCAAGCGCCGCCTCACGGCCGCCGCGGAGGAGCTGGCGCGCACCGACCGCACTGTTCTGGCGATCGCGCTCGACTACCAGTTCGAGTCGCACGAGGCCTTCACCCGCGCCTTCAAGGTCGCCTTCGGCTCCACCCCGCGCGAGTTCCGGCGCACCGGCCAGCTCGCGTGGCTCCGCACCCGGCCCGAGCTCACGCCCGCCCGGCTGCAGGCCCTGCCGGTCCGCACCACCATGAAACCCGCCCTCATCGAACTGCCCGCCCTTCACCTCCTCGGTCTGTCCGTGCGCTTCATGCCGCCGATGTCACCGACGGCCGACAACCTTCAGGTGATCCCGGACCTTTACCACCGCTTCTGTCCTCTGATTCCCACCCTGCCGCCGATGCTGGACAAGTTTATCTACGGCGCCGCCCGCTATCCGGCTGACGGCGACCGTCCGCAACCCGACGAGCGTGAATACCTCGCCTCAATCCGGGTTTCTCCCGGCACCAAGGCAAAGCCCCCGCTGAGCGTTTGGAAAATTCCCGCCGGCACCTACGCCTGCTTCACGCACCGCGGGCCCATGGCCCAGTTCGGCGAGACGATGAACTACGCCTTTGGCACGTGGTTGCCCCGCTCGAAATACACCCACGCCGACACCCCCAACCTCGACCGCCAGGACGAACGCTTCGGCGACGGCGGCAAAGAGTGCGAATTTGACTTCCTGATGCCGGTGCGGCCGAAGTGAGACCGGTACCCGCCGAACCACGCGCGTTTTGCAGGTCGCGGCTTGCGGGGATCTCGCGCGCTAGGTCGGCGCAAGCGCCAACCCTACAACGGAAAATCCGGCCGGTGCGGAGACCGGCCCACGGCGAAATCAATTCTCCCGCGGCCGCACGATCTCCAGCTGGCCGAAATCGGCAAGGCTCACATCCTCGAGCCGGTTGCCCCTCACCAGCGAATCCTCGATCGTGTTGGGGTTGCACGAGCGGTCATTGATGCGGATGCCCTGCGTGCGGTTGCCGGTGACGGTGACCTTGCTGAAGCGGTTGTAGCGGCAGGCCGTGCCGGGCAGTTCACGGGTCTCCGCCATGAAAATCCCCTGCTCCCCGTTGTTGTTCAGGGTGAGGCGCTCGAACACGTTCCAGATCGAGTCACGCATGAAGATGCCCTGGCTGCCGTTGTCGCTGGCGTTGCAGTCGGTGACGCGGTTGCGGTTGAAGCGCCAGTCGAAGGAGAAACCCGCGCTGCGGTTGCGGTGCAGGTTCAGTGCGGTGAACTCGCTGTCCTCGGTCTCGTAGGCGGCCACGCCGTCGAACTCGTTCTCATAGGCCTCGACGCGTGCCAGCCGGATGCGGCGGCAGTGCTTCTCCAGCACGATGCCGCCCGAACGGGCGTGCACCGTCGACACATCTTCCACCAACACATCTTCCGCGCCGCGGATGGTGATGCCGTTGTTGCGGATCGCCGTGCGTCCCTGCTCGTCGCAAGGACCGCCCCAGCATTCGAATTCCTGCTCCGCCCGATTGCCGTCGATGAACAGCAGGCGCACTGTCACGCGCCGCACCAGCCGGTCGGGCCGCGTGCCCTCGCGCCCGATGATCACCACGGGGCAGTTCGCCTTGGGGCCCAGCACGAGCTTGGTCTCCACCCCCTGTCCGCGCAGCTCCACCCCATCCCGGTCGAGAATGATCGGATGCGTGATGCGGAACGTGCCGGCGCCGAGTTCGACGATTCCGCCCTCCGGGGGCAATGCGGCCAAGGCCGCATGAACCGCCGGCTCCCCCTCCGCCGCCATCACGAGCCGGCGAGCCCTTTCCGTCGCGGTAACGTCCAACAGCAGGAGCAGGCAACCGGCGAAGAACCCAAGGAGACGGCGGCACCAGCCCGACGGTAGAAAGGGAAAGCTCATGCGAACACCTTCAGCAAGATGCGACCTGCGCCGGAGCGCCATCCATAAATCACCGGTCCAGTTTAGCCTCGAGCCCCGCCTTGGCCGCCGACCACTCCTCACGGATGAGGCTGAACATCGCGGTGTCACGCTCGTAGCCGTCATGGGGCCGGAGCATCTGCTTGCGCAGGATGCCCTCGAACTTGGCGCCAAGGCGTTCGATGGCCGCGCGCGACTGGGCGTTGTTGGCGTCGGTCTTCAGTTGCACGCGCAGCGCGCCCCACTCCTCGAAGGCGTGGCGGAGCATCAGGTATTTCGCCTCGGTATTGATCGCGGTGCGCTGGGCCGTGGGCGTGAGCCACGTCCAGCCTATCTCCAGCCCCCGGTGCGGGCGGCGGATGTCGATGAACCGCGTCGAACCCACCACCTGGTTGTCCGTGCGCCGCACGGTGGCGTAGGCCACCTCGCTTCCAGCCGCCTGCGCCGCCAGGGCGTCGGCCACGTATTTTTCCGCGTCGGCCACCGCCGCAAAAGGCGCGATGATGAGGTAGCGGAATACCGCCGGGACCGCCGCCGCGAACAAACCGGGCGCATGCGCGAGGGTGAGCGGTTCGAGCCGCACATGGCGGCCCTCAAGGAGGACGGGGCGTGGATCGAAACTCATGCGCCCAGCCTGCATTTTGGCAACAGACACCCAAGCCTGTTCGGGCTGTAGCGGTGGTCGATGACCGCCGTTGTCCCGCAGCCAGCCGGACGCGCGGGACTGATAGGCCCGCCTCCATTCCCTGATAAACGCTCCGAAACATCCGCCGCGCTTGCCCGGCTGCGTCCGTCCTGCCAAGTTGGCGGCATGTTCTCGCTGCCCACCGACCGCGCCTTCCTGTGGCTCGGCGCCCTGCTTTACCTCGCCGGCTTCCTGACCGGCCTGCTGGCGCTGCTCAGACGGTCCGACGCCCAGGGCCCGCGCACCTGGCTCAACATCCTGTTGGTCGCCGGCTGGGCCTGCCAGTGGGGCGGCCTCTACGTGCGCGGCATGGCTGTGGGCGGCTGCCCGTTGGGCAACACCTTTGAGCTGGTGCAGTTCGTCGCGTGGTCCGCGATGGTGGTCTATTTCTTCGTGGGCACGGCGTTTCGCGTCAGTCTGCTGGGCCTCTTCACCGCCGGCTACGCCGCTGCCCTGGCGCTGATCTCCTTGATCATCCCGGTGTGGGACGCCGGGCGTGGACAGAAAATCTTCGGCACCAACCCCTGGATCGAGCTCCACGCCGCGCTGGCGGTCTTCAGCTACGGCGTCTTCGGCCTGCTGGCGCTCACCGCCGTGATGCACCTGCTGCAAAACTGGAGCCTGAAGCACAAGCGCCTCAACGGCCTCTTCTGGTTCCTGCCCTCCGTGGTCCAGCTCGACCAGATCAACACCCGCATGCTGGGCCTGGGCGTGCTGCTGCTGACGTTTTCGCTCGGGGTCGGCGCGGCCTGGTGGACGCGAAACACCGACACCGTGGATCTGGCCAAGCTGCTCGTGACGGTCGCCGTCTGGTTCGCCTACCTGGTGGTGCTGGGATTGCGCTGGCGGGCCCGGCTCGTCTCGGTGCGTTTCTCATGGGTGTGCCTCGTGATGTTCATGCTGGCCCTGATTTCGCTCGGGCCGGTGAACTCCAGCCGCCACCACAAGGTCATTCTCACCCCCACCGAACGCTGAAGATGGAGCCCACGCCGCCTGTCCTCTTCTTCCTCGGTGCCACGCACCACACCGCCCCGCTCGCCGTGCGCGAGAAGCTGGCGCTCGACGAGGCCCGCACCGCGGCCCTCGCGGCCAAGCTCCAGACCACGCCCGGGGTGAAGGAGTTCGCCTTCGTCAACACCTGCAACCGCGTCGAGCTTTACGGCGTGGGCGACGCCGGGGTGTTCACCGGCTTCACCGGCACGCTGGCGGAAGTCACCGGCTGCTCCCACGACGAGATCAGCGCCGTGGTGAAGACCCATACCGGCCACCATGCCATCGAGCACCTCTTCAGCGTGGCCGCCGGCCTCGACTCACAGATTGTCGGCGAAACCGAGATTCTCGGACAGGTGAAGAACGCTTACGACAAGGCGCTCGCCTGCCACTGGACCGGCCCCGTGCTGAATCGCGTCTTCCAGAAAACCTTTCAGGCCGCGAAGCACATCCGCACCCACACCCGCATCGGCGAGGGCCAGGTGAGCGTCGCCAGCGTGGCGGTGGACCTCGCCGGCAAAATTTTTGGCGACCTCGCACCCGTCAAGGTGCTGGTGGTCGGAGCCGGCGACATCGGCCTCAAGACCGCGCAGGCCTTCCAGAGCCGCGGAGCCAAGGCCATCACCGTGGCCAGCCGCACCCTGTCGCGCGCCGAGGAGACCGCCGCCGCCACCGGCGGCTGGGCCGCGAGCCTGGCCGAGTTGCCCGAGCTGGTGACCGGCGCCGACATTGTTGCCAGCTCCACCTCGGCCCCGGGCCTGGTGCTTCCGCGCGACCTCGTGGCCGCGGCCATGAAACGCCGCGCCGGCCGCCCGCTCTTCCTCATCGACCTCGCCCTGCCGCGCGACATCGACCCCGCCGCCGCCGAGCTGGCCAACGTTTTCCTCTACAACCTGGACGACCTCGCCAAGATCGCGGAGGAAAACATTGCCCATCGCGAAGCCGAGGTCGCCCGCTGCCGCGCCATCCTCGCCGAGCGCACCGCCGCCCTGTGGCCGCAGGTGGCGCGAAGCCTGGTGTCAGGCGGGTCGTGACCGTGGAGGCGGGGTGCCGCCACCCCGCGCCCGCTTCAATAGCGCAAACTCACGCGGGCATGCCGCGGCGCTTGGCCAGCATCGTGCGGCCGTAGTCCAGGGCGGCGGCGAGTTCGGCTTTTTTGATCGGCTTGGTGATGTAGTCGTCCATGCCGGCGGCGAGACACTGTTCCCGATCTCCGACCATGGCGTTGGCCGTCAGCGCGATGATCCACGGCCGCGATTTGCTCTTCGGCCGCATTTCCACCAGACGGCGGGCCGCCTCCAGGCCGTCCATTTCCGGCATCTGCATGTCGAGAAAGACGATGTCGTATTCCTGCTTCTCGAGGGCGGAGAGCACCTCCACGCCGTTCCACACCACGTCGGTCTGATAACCGATGTTTTTGAGCAGGTTGACCGCGACCTTCTGGTTCACCGCGTTGTCCTCGGCGAGCAACAGACGGACATTGGTCGTGGAGGCCGGAGTGACGGAAACCGCGGCCCCGGACCGGGCGTCGGCCTTTTCCCCCAGGAGCACGGCGGATAACCCCTCATAGAGCGCCGCCGGCTTGAAGGGTTTGGGCACCAGCCGAACCCGCAACCCCTCCGGAGCCCGGTGCCCGAGCGCGGCCAGCAAAAGGATGGGCAGCGTGCGCGTGCTTTCCGTTTCCTGCAGTTTCCTCGCGAGCGTGCCGCCGTCCATGCCGGGCATCTGCGCGTCGATGAGGGCAAAATCAAAGCGCCGCTCACCGGCTACCACCGCCAGCGCATCCTCGCCGGAGCCGACCGCATGGGGCTCCAGGCCCCAGCGCAGCAGCTGGTCGATCATGATCATGCGGCTCGTGGCGTTGTCATCCACCACGAGGATGCGCTTGCCTGCGAGCAGAGCCCGTGCGGCCTGCGGATCGGGACGGGCGGTTCCCGGCAACGCGCCGAGGGTCACGGTGAACTGGAAGACCGAGCCCACGCCGACCTCGCTCTCGACCCACATGCGGCCGCCCATGAGCTCGGACAGTTTCTTGCTGATCGCGAGGCCGAGGCCGGTGCCGCCGTATTTGCGCGTGGTCGAGGCGTCCACCTGGCTGAAGGACTGGAACAACCGGCCGATCGCGTCGGGCGGGATGCCAATGCCCGTGTCACGCACAGAAATGTGCAGACTTACCGGGCCGTCCTCGACCATGCCGCCGCTCTCCGGCTGCACCCGCACGACGACCTCGCCCTTATCGGTGAACTTGAGGGCGTTGCCCACGAGGTTGAGGATGATCTGGCGCAGACGCGTGATGTCGCTGCGCACCATGGCGGGCGTGCCGTCGGCGATCTCGTAGAGCAGGTCGAGCCGTTTCTCGCCGGCGCGGGCGGCCATAAGGTCGAGCGCGCCCTCGACGCAGTCCCGCAGCGCAAAATCGGCGCGCTCCAGCTCCAGCTTGCCCGACTCGATCTTGGAGAAGTCGAGGATGTCGTTGATGATCGTAAGCAGGGCCTCACCGCTGAGGCGGATGGTCTCGGCGAAGTCCCGCTGCTCGCGCGTGAGCGTGGTCTCGAGCAGGATCGCCGTCATGCCGATGATGCCGTTCATCGGCGTGCGGATCTCGTGCGACATGGTCGCGAGAAACTGGCTCTTGGCGACGTTGGCGAGATTGGCCTCCACCACGGCGGTCTGGGCGCGGTCCATCGCGATTTCGATCTGCTGGTTGAGCGACTCGGCGCACTCGACCGCGCGTTGAATTTCCTCCTGATGCTGCTTGCGCTCGGAGATGTCGGTGAGCGTGAGCAGCAGGCCGCCGGGGGCATCGCCCGCGGGGCGCCGGTGCTGCAAAGTCAGCTGCCGCCAGGCGATGCCCTCGGGCAGCTGACACCGCAGCTCGAGGTTCAGTTCATCGGCCTGCCCGGTGCGAAGCTGCGCCAGCCCAGCCGAATAGGCCGCCTGATCCTCCGGAAAAATCGCCGCCCCGACCCCGTCCAGCGAAACCAGGACTTCGCGCGCCAAACCCGTGAGCCGCGTGAGGGCTTCATTGCTCCAAAACGCACCGCTGGGATCAGCGGGTTGCCAGCCCAGCCCGACTGGCAGCGTTTGCAGAATCTCGTTTAGCGGAAAATCCCGCGCCGCTGGCTCCGTCGGCAAATGCGGCGGGGACCAGCCTGAAGCGCGACAGGCTGTGGCGGGGAAGTCCATGTTGGCTTCCTAGGTCCATCGGCACTTATTAGGAAAATCCTTAGCCTTTTTTACACATCGGCGAGGTGCCGCTGCATCCACTCCACCACCGAGTGATCAGTGGGTTGGCTCAATAAATCACGCAATTTGCGGGCCTGCGCCGCCGTCCGTTCGCGTCGGGCCGGGTTTTCCAGGCAATCCTTCAACTCCGCGGCAAAGACCTCCGCCTGTGCGGCGCCTTGGATGTATTCGGGATACATCGGCTCATTGAGCAGCAAATTCGCGATACCTAGATGCTCAACCTTCACCAGCAGGCGGCCGATAAGGTAGGTGAGCGGGTCCGCCCGGTAGGTCACCACCCCCGGGATGCCCGCCAAGGCACAATGCATGGACATCGTGCCGCTCGAGGTCAGCACGGCCGAGGCGGCGACGGCGGAGCGTTCACCGGTGCGCTGCAAACGGACCCGGGCCGGTGGCTGGGCGGCCTTGAGCGCGGCGAGAATCTCATCGCTCGGGTAAAGCACGACGGCCTCTTTTTCGCCGCCCCACGTTTGGTAGCCGGCGAGCAGGGCCGGGAAAATCCGCGCCACCGCCCCGCGCCGGCTGCCCGGCAGCAGCAGGATCGGCCCGGCCGGATCATATCTGACCGGCGCGGTGTAATCTGGCGCCACAAAAGGATGGCCGACAAACTCCACGGGCAGCGTCGTGTCGGCATAGACCTTGGGCTCGAAGGGGAAGATCGCCGCGAGGCCGTCGAGGTGTTTCGCCATCGCGAAGCGCCGGCCGGCGCGCGAGGCCCAGATCTGCGGGCTGATGTAGTAGAGCGCCTTGGTCGGACCGCCGGCCTTGCGCGAATAACCCCGCTCAAAGAGCCCCCGGGCGATGCGCAGGTTCAATCCGGAGGAGTCCACGAAACAGATGGCGCGCGGCCGGTGTTGTCCGGTCCAGCTGACGACCG
The DNA window shown above is from Oleiharenicola lentus and carries:
- a CDS encoding response regulator: MDFPATACRASGWSPPHLPTEPAARDFPLNEILQTLPVGLGWQPADPSGAFWSNEALTRLTGLAREVLVSLDGVGAAIFPEDQAAYSAGLAQLRTGQADELNLELRCQLPEGIAWRQLTLQHRRPAGDAPGGLLLTLTDISERKQHQEEIQRAVECAESLNQQIEIAMDRAQTAVVEANLANVAKSQFLATMSHEIRTPMNGIIGMTAILLETTLTREQRDFAETIRLSGEALLTIINDILDFSKIESGKLELERADFALRDCVEGALDLMAARAGEKRLDLLYEIADGTPAMVRSDITRLRQIILNLVGNALKFTDKGEVVVRVQPESGGMVEDGPVSLHISVRDTGIGIPPDAIGRLFQSFSQVDASTTRKYGGTGLGLAISKKLSELMGGRMWVESEVGVGSVFQFTVTLGALPGTARPDPQAARALLAGKRILVVDDNATSRMIMIDQLLRWGLEPHAVGSGEDALAVVAGERRFDFALIDAQMPGMDGGTLARKLQETESTRTLPILLLAALGHRAPEGLRVRLVPKPFKPAALYEGLSAVLLGEKADARSGAAVSVTPASTTNVRLLLAEDNAVNQKVAVNLLKNIGYQTDVVWNGVEVLSALEKQEYDIVFLDMQMPEMDGLEAARRLVEMRPKSKSRPWIIALTANAMVGDREQCLAAGMDDYITKPIKKAELAAALDYGRTMLAKRRGMPA
- a CDS encoding lipid-A-disaccharide synthase, with protein sequence MSNFALQDGLPAPLHGSVDLLIVAAEHSGDEHAARLVRGLLAKQPALKVCALGGKHLEAAGAQLLRDLTGQSALGFAVIAKISYYRALIAAVVSWTGQHRPRAICFVDSSGLNLRIARGLFERGYSRKAGGPTKALYYISPQIWASRAGRRFAMAKHLDGLAAIFPFEPKVYADTTLPVEFVGHPFVAPDYTAPVRYDPAGPILLLPGSRRGAVARIFPALLAGYQTWGGEKEAVVLYPSDEILAALKAAQPPARVRLQRTGERSAVAASAVLTSSGTMSMHCALAGIPGVVTYRADPLTYLIGRLLVKVEHLGIANLLLNEPMYPEYIQGAAQAEVFAAELKDCLENPARRERTAAQARKLRDLLSQPTDHSVVEWMQRHLADV